The proteins below come from a single Streptomyces sp. SCSIO 75703 genomic window:
- the rplT gene encoding 50S ribosomal protein L20, with the protein MARVKRAVNAHKKRRAILEQASGYRGQRSRLYRKAKEQVTHSLVYNYNDRKKRKGDFRQLWIQRINAAARANGITYNRFIQGLKAANIEVDRKILAELAVNDAGAFAALVEVAQKALPSDVNAPKAA; encoded by the coding sequence GTGGCACGCGTCAAGCGGGCAGTCAACGCCCACAAGAAGCGCCGGGCGATCCTCGAGCAGGCCTCCGGCTACCGCGGTCAGCGTTCGCGCCTGTACCGCAAGGCCAAGGAGCAGGTCACCCACTCGCTGGTCTACAACTACAACGACCGCAAGAAGCGCAAGGGTGACTTCCGCCAGCTCTGGATCCAGCGCATCAACGCCGCGGCCCGCGCCAACGGCATCACGTACAACCGCTTCATCCAGGGTCTGAAGGCCGCCAACATCGAGGTGGACCGCAAGATCCTGGCCGAGCTGGCCGTCAACGACGCCGGCGCGTTCGCCGCGCTCGTCGAGGTCGCGCAGAAGGCGCTGCCGAGCGACGTCAACGCG
- the rpmI gene encoding 50S ribosomal protein L35: MPKNKTHSGASKRFKITGSGKVLRERAGKRHLLEHKSSRVTRRLTGNAEMAPGDAKKIKKLLGK; encoded by the coding sequence ATGCCGAAGAACAAGACGCACAGCGGTGCCAGCAAGCGCTTCAAGATCACCGGCTCCGGCAAGGTGCTGCGTGAGCGCGCCGGCAAGCGCCACCTGCTCGAGCACAAGTCGTCCCGTGTGACGCGTCGCCTCACCGGCAACGCCGAGATGGCCCCGGGCGACGCCAAGAAGATCAAGAAGCTTCTCGGCAAGTGA
- a CDS encoding serine hydrolase: MEPTRAGRRRGTRTRRRPRVLPSAALILALVLALLGAAGAGTAGVAGRVLPAARAVSSAPNRAGGEVAVDGTAKAAADRDARLARAMASVPVPKGAEMSVAVLDPASGSGATYGAGRFETASIVKVDILAALLLRARDEGRALTAEERTRAAAMIQRSDNDAASALWRTIGGAEGLDAANARFGLTGTSAGANGLWGLTRTTARDQITLLRQVFVAEGSLLDADARAYAGGLMGRIAEGQRWGVSAAADGSAWALKNGWLRRSTTGLWVVDSVGRVTSGGREVLVAVLTRGGATEEAGISLAEAAARAAVSTVG, encoded by the coding sequence ATGGAACCCACCCGAGCCGGCCGGCGCCGCGGCACGCGGACGCGTCGGCGCCCCCGTGTCCTGCCGTCCGCCGCCCTCATCCTCGCCCTCGTCCTCGCCCTCCTGGGCGCCGCCGGGGCGGGCACGGCCGGTGTGGCGGGGCGGGTGCTGCCCGCCGCCCGGGCCGTATCGTCGGCGCCGAACCGGGCGGGCGGGGAGGTCGCGGTGGACGGTACGGCGAAGGCGGCTGCGGACCGGGACGCGCGGCTGGCGCGGGCCATGGCGTCGGTGCCGGTGCCGAAGGGCGCCGAGATGTCGGTGGCGGTGCTGGACCCCGCGTCCGGCAGCGGTGCCACCTACGGGGCGGGCCGCTTCGAGACGGCCAGCATCGTCAAGGTCGACATCCTGGCGGCGCTGCTGCTGCGGGCCCGGGACGAGGGACGCGCGCTGACCGCCGAGGAGAGGACGCGGGCCGCCGCGATGATCCAGCGCAGCGACAACGACGCGGCCTCCGCGCTGTGGCGGACGATCGGCGGCGCCGAGGGCCTCGACGCGGCGAACGCCCGCTTCGGACTGACCGGCACCTCGGCCGGCGCGAACGGCCTGTGGGGGCTCACCCGCACCACCGCCCGCGACCAGATCACCCTGCTGCGGCAGGTGTTCGTGGCGGAGGGCTCGCTGCTGGACGCGGACGCGCGGGCGTACGCAGGGGGACTGATGGGGCGGATCGCCGAAGGTCAGCGGTGGGGCGTGTCGGCGGCGGCCGACGGTTCGGCGTGGGCACTCAAGAACGGCTGGCTGCGGCGGAGCACGACGGGACTGTGGGTGGTCGACAGCGTCGGACGGGTGACGTCGGGCGGCCGTGAGGTGCTGGTGGCCGTGCTGACCCGGGGCGGGGCGACCGAGGAGGCGGGCATCTCGCTGGCGGAGGCGGCGGCGCGGGCGGCGGTGTCGACGGTGGGGTGA
- the mycP gene encoding type VII secretion-associated serine protease mycosin — MNTTKARRTAVPSLFLAAALALVPAPAAHADGIRAQQWGLDALRTQEVWRTTKGADVTVAVLDTGVEADHPDLVGNVLPGKDLVGFGASEGDRAWARHGTAMAGIIAGHGHGPGNGDGVLGIAPEAGILPVRVILEDGDPARAKARESRGNALAEGIRWAADNGADVINLSLGDDSDSAHPEASEDEAIQYALRQGVVVVASAGNGGEKGDHVSYPAAYPGVIAVTAVDRYGTRAPFSTRRWYATVSAPGVDVIIADPDHRYYEGWGTSAAAAFVSGAAALVKAAHPDLTPAQVKRLLEDTARNAPTGGRDDSRGFGLVDPAAAVEAAARLKPEGVDPTAHGDKFFGTGPDARESDDGPAAWAAPLAGSAGGVLIVTAVVLWRGRRTRPEPF, encoded by the coding sequence GTGAACACCACCAAAGCCCGCCGGACGGCCGTGCCGAGCCTGTTCCTCGCCGCCGCCCTCGCCCTCGTCCCGGCGCCCGCCGCCCACGCCGACGGCATCCGCGCCCAGCAGTGGGGCCTGGACGCCCTGCGCACCCAGGAGGTCTGGCGGACCACCAAGGGCGCCGACGTCACCGTCGCCGTGCTGGACACCGGGGTCGAGGCCGACCACCCCGACCTCGTGGGCAATGTGCTGCCCGGCAAGGACCTGGTCGGCTTCGGCGCGAGCGAGGGCGACCGGGCGTGGGCCCGCCACGGCACCGCCATGGCCGGGATCATCGCCGGTCACGGCCACGGGCCCGGCAACGGCGACGGCGTCCTCGGCATCGCCCCCGAGGCCGGCATCCTGCCCGTCCGGGTGATCCTGGAGGACGGCGACCCCGCCCGCGCCAAGGCCCGCGAGAGCCGGGGCAACGCGCTCGCCGAGGGCATCCGCTGGGCCGCCGACAACGGGGCCGACGTCATCAACCTCTCCCTCGGCGACGACTCCGACTCCGCCCACCCCGAGGCGTCCGAGGACGAGGCCATCCAGTACGCGCTGCGCCAGGGGGTGGTCGTCGTCGCCTCGGCGGGCAACGGCGGCGAGAAGGGCGACCACGTCTCCTACCCGGCCGCCTATCCGGGCGTGATCGCGGTCACCGCCGTCGACCGCTACGGCACCCGCGCCCCGTTCTCCACCCGCCGCTGGTACGCCACCGTCAGCGCCCCCGGCGTGGACGTGATCATCGCCGACCCCGACCACCGGTACTACGAGGGCTGGGGCACCAGTGCCGCCGCCGCCTTCGTGTCCGGCGCCGCCGCACTGGTCAAGGCGGCCCACCCGGACCTCACCCCGGCCCAGGTCAAGAGGCTCCTGGAGGACACCGCCCGCAATGCCCCCACGGGCGGCCGGGACGACTCCCGGGGCTTCGGCCTCGTGGACCCCGCGGCGGCCGTCGAGGCGGCGGCCCGCCTGAAACCCGAGGGCGTCGACCCCACGGCCCACGGCGACAAGTTCTTCGGCACCGGACCGGACGCCCGGGAGTCTGACGACGGGCCCGCTGCCTGGGCGGCCCCGCTGGCCGGCAGCGCGGGCGGCGTCCTGATCGTCACCGCCGTCGTCCTCTGGCGCGGTCGCCGCACCCGCCCCGAGCCCTTCTGA
- a CDS encoding DUF1844 domain-containing protein, with protein sequence MSETPPETPDFDAMTRDIAEVPAVEVIVTVAVNLMSAAAVKLGLSDEGEAHKDLDEARKLVHALAGLLDASATEISSFHAAPLRDGLKSLQLAFREASLIPDEPGQGPGEKYTGAVYG encoded by the coding sequence ATGAGTGAGACCCCGCCTGAGACGCCCGACTTCGATGCCATGACCCGCGACATCGCCGAGGTCCCCGCGGTCGAGGTGATCGTGACGGTCGCCGTCAACCTGATGAGCGCCGCGGCCGTGAAGCTCGGTCTGTCCGACGAGGGCGAGGCCCACAAGGACCTGGACGAGGCCCGCAAGCTGGTGCACGCGCTGGCCGGACTGCTCGACGCGAGCGCGACGGAGATCAGTTCCTTCCACGCCGCGCCGCTGCGCGACGGCCTGAAGTCGCTCCAGCTCGCCTTCCGCGAGGCGTCCCTGATCCCGGACGAGCCGGGCCAGGGACCGGGCGAGAAGTACACGGGCGCGGTCTACGGCTGA
- a CDS encoding SseB family protein: MADKNIPDSPYADDDGSADPRLSAALAAWAEDRAALEPVLTALKGSRLLVPVVAVLGEVEEDENGLRREKTSDMAVPTLKAGGRTALPAFTSTDSLARWDPAARPVAVPLHQALQAAAHEKADTVVLDLAGPVPFELTGQALIALAEGRTSTDPLADPAVVEAVRRAVAAEPGVLRAHLGPGQADGTLALVLDPAAAPAEAARAVAGRMAADETLRARLVRGLDLAVLPAGATPPGEPLYVREAARSQDRNRGGTGPGAGQP, translated from the coding sequence GTGGCCGACAAGAACATCCCGGACTCCCCGTACGCCGACGACGACGGCTCCGCCGACCCCCGGCTGAGCGCCGCGCTCGCGGCGTGGGCCGAGGACCGCGCCGCGCTGGAACCGGTCCTCACCGCGCTCAAGGGCAGTCGGCTGCTGGTGCCCGTCGTCGCCGTCCTCGGCGAGGTGGAGGAGGACGAGAACGGGCTGCGCCGCGAGAAGACCAGCGACATGGCGGTCCCCACCCTGAAGGCCGGCGGACGCACCGCGCTGCCCGCCTTCACCTCCACCGACTCCCTCGCCCGCTGGGACCCCGCCGCCCGGCCGGTCGCCGTCCCGCTGCACCAGGCGCTCCAGGCCGCCGCGCACGAGAAGGCGGACACGGTCGTGCTGGACCTCGCCGGACCGGTGCCGTTCGAGCTGACCGGCCAGGCCCTGATCGCCCTCGCCGAGGGACGCACGAGCACCGATCCGCTCGCCGACCCGGCCGTCGTCGAGGCCGTGCGCCGGGCCGTGGCCGCCGAGCCCGGCGTGCTCCGCGCCCACCTCGGCCCCGGTCAGGCCGACGGCACCCTGGCGCTCGTCCTCGACCCGGCAGCCGCCCCCGCCGAGGCCGCCCGCGCCGTCGCCGGGCGGATGGCGGCCGACGAGACGCTGCGGGCCCGCCTGGTGCGCGGCCTCGACCTGGCGGTGCTGCCGGCCGGAGCGACGCCGCCGGGCGAGCCCTTGTACGTACGGGAAGCGGCCCGATCCCAGGACCGGAACCGGGGCGGGACCGGGCCGGGGGCGGGTCAGCCGTAG
- the infC gene encoding translation initiation factor IF-3, with translation MSAEPRINDRIRVPEVRLVGPSGEQVGIVPLAKALELAQEYDLDLVEVAANARPPVCKLMDYGKFKYESAMKAREARKNQAHTVIKEMKLRPKIDPHDYDTKKGHVVRFLKQGDKVKITIMFRGREQSRPELGYRLLQRLAEDVQDLGFVESNPKQDGRNMIMVLGPHKKKTEAMAEARQAQEARKAEAKAHPGRSQNAAESEADAEAPAETEAPAEA, from the coding sequence ATCAGCGCCGAGCCCCGCATCAACGACCGGATTCGCGTTCCCGAGGTGCGACTTGTCGGTCCCAGCGGCGAGCAGGTCGGGATTGTCCCGCTTGCCAAGGCCCTGGAGCTTGCGCAGGAGTACGATCTCGACCTCGTCGAGGTCGCGGCGAACGCCCGTCCGCCCGTGTGCAAGCTCATGGACTACGGGAAGTTCAAGTACGAGTCGGCCATGAAGGCCCGTGAGGCGCGCAAGAACCAGGCGCACACGGTCATCAAGGAGATGAAGCTCCGGCCGAAGATCGATCCGCACGACTATGACACCAAGAAGGGTCATGTCGTCCGGTTCCTCAAGCAGGGCGACAAGGTCAAGATCACGATCATGTTCCGCGGTCGTGAGCAGTCCCGGCCGGAGCTCGGCTACCGGCTGCTGCAGCGGCTCGCGGAAGACGTCCAGGACCTCGGTTTCGTGGAGTCGAACCCGAAGCAGGACGGGCGCAACATGATCATGGTCCTCGGTCCGCACAAGAAGAAGACCGAGGCGATGGCCGAGGCTCGCCAGGCGCAGGAGGCCCGCAAGGCGGAGGCGAAGGCCCACCCCGGCCGCTCGCAGAACGCCGCGGAGTCCGAGGCCGATGCCGAGGCTCCGGCGGAGACCGAGGCTCCGGCCGAGGCGTGA